The proteins below come from a single Treponema phagedenis genomic window:
- a CDS encoding PTS mannitol transporter subunit IICBA: protein MKATLQKFGKQLSAMVMPNIGAFIAWGFITALFIPDGWIPNEQLASIQPYMLAYLLPVLIAATGGKMVAGERGLVMGAIAVVGCIAGAGGVDGKPMLMAAMIVGPFAGWVIKQFDAFMENRMPVGFEMLINNFSIGIIGMLISFIGFYLIGPFMTGVLAVLTAGVNVLLKYSLLPFVAIFIEPAKVLFLNNAINHGMFTPIGVEQAAQTGKSIMYMLETNPGPGLGVLLAYWLFAKDKATKDSAPGAIIIHFFGGIHEIYFPYILMNPFIIIAPILGNLAAISFYLIFGAGLKGPASPGSIIAFLSMAPKGSTVIALLGVVIAAGISFLIASPIVKLTSTKDLEKAKKKVKTLKAQSKGEVDRIKKIVFACDAGMGSSAMGATKFKNRIKASRPDIIVTNTSVDNIPGDSDVVVVQAVLAERAQKSAPQAKLITIENFLADSALDDLFFELSTGDAMVSKNTENKKTETPALKDVITIDGILLNQKAKTKEEAIRAAGKLLHKLDYVEEAYIDSMLEREKIATTYMGMGLAIPHGTTHGTETIKKSGIVVLQYPDGVDFDGELAYFVIGIASIGGSHMDVLSKVCTALEDESVLEKMRNTNDKEWVLQQLS from the coding sequence TAATTGCGGCAACCGGCGGTAAAATGGTTGCCGGTGAAAGAGGACTCGTAATGGGAGCAATTGCGGTTGTCGGTTGTATCGCCGGAGCCGGCGGAGTTGACGGAAAACCGATGCTCATGGCGGCAATGATTGTCGGCCCCTTTGCAGGTTGGGTAATTAAGCAATTTGATGCATTCATGGAAAACCGCATGCCCGTCGGTTTTGAAATGCTGATTAACAACTTTTCAATCGGAATCATCGGAATGCTTATTTCTTTTATCGGTTTTTATTTAATCGGGCCGTTTATGACCGGTGTGTTAGCTGTTTTAACAGCAGGCGTTAATGTATTACTGAAATACAGCCTTTTACCCTTTGTAGCGATATTTATTGAGCCGGCAAAAGTATTATTCTTAAACAACGCAATCAATCATGGTATGTTTACTCCGATTGGCGTAGAACAAGCTGCTCAGACCGGCAAATCAATTATGTACATGCTTGAAACCAACCCCGGTCCCGGCTTGGGGGTTCTCTTAGCCTATTGGCTGTTCGCAAAAGATAAAGCAACAAAAGATTCCGCCCCCGGCGCAATTATTATTCACTTCTTCGGCGGAATACATGAAATTTATTTTCCATATATTTTAATGAATCCCTTTATCATTATTGCACCTATCCTTGGCAACCTGGCGGCAATCTCATTTTATTTAATATTCGGAGCAGGCTTAAAAGGTCCCGCTTCACCGGGCTCAATTATCGCCTTTTTATCAATGGCTCCTAAAGGCTCGACAGTTATCGCCCTATTAGGCGTGGTAATTGCCGCCGGTATTTCTTTTTTAATTGCAAGTCCAATTGTCAAATTAACTTCTACAAAAGATTTAGAAAAAGCAAAAAAGAAAGTAAAGACATTAAAAGCGCAATCTAAAGGGGAAGTCGACCGGATTAAGAAAATAGTATTCGCCTGTGATGCCGGAATGGGATCATCGGCAATGGGGGCGACGAAATTTAAAAACCGCATTAAAGCATCACGCCCCGATATTATCGTTACCAACACCTCGGTTGACAACATCCCGGGGGATTCCGATGTTGTTGTGGTACAAGCGGTTTTAGCAGAGCGAGCGCAAAAATCTGCCCCACAGGCAAAGCTTATTACAATTGAGAACTTCTTAGCCGACTCCGCTTTGGACGATTTGTTTTTTGAACTATCAACCGGCGATGCTATGGTAAGCAAAAATACCGAAAATAAAAAAACCGAAACGCCGGCTTTAAAAGATGTTATTACAATTGACGGCATCTTATTAAACCAAAAAGCAAAGACAAAAGAAGAAGCAATTCGTGCTGCCGGAAAATTATTGCATAAGCTTGATTATGTTGAAGAAGCGTATATTGACTCAATGCTGGAACGAGAAAAAATTGCAACAACATACATGGGCATGGGGCTCGCGATTCCTCACGGCACCACTCATGGTACCGAAACAATTAAAAAAAGCGGCATTGTAGTTTTGCAATATCCCGACGGTGTAGACTTTGACGGAGAACTCGCTTATTTTGTAATAGGAATTGCCAGCATCGGCGGATCACACATGGATGTTCTATCCAAAGTATGCACCGCACTTGAAGATGAATCGGTGCTTGAAAAAATGAGAAACACCAATGACAAAGAATGGGTTTTACAACAACTTTCTTAA
- a CDS encoding RNA-splicing ligase RtcB: MKNYKIFAESIEEEAKRQVEELSRQEFAKNSKIRIMPDVHAGKGCVIGTTMTIEDKICPNLVGVDIGCGISVFELGKIEPINFHKLDKVIRENIPSGSAIRKDERISKELKERLSTLTCANKINLEREYFSCGSLGGGNHFIEVNKDEIGNIYLAIHSGSRHLGTAVANYHQRKAIELLTSQNKAHKELIAKLKSERREKDIAAELVALPKQTHIPNELAFLSGEHTKNYLHDMTITQSFASENRKIIGEIILEKMNLEANDSWESIHNYVDIENKILRKGATPAYKGQKVIIPMNMRDGSLLCIGKGNAEWNFSAPHGAGRLMSRSAARSKLSFDTFKKEMSGVFSTSVSVCTLDEAPMAYKPMESILRQIKDTVHVTAIIKPLYNFKAP; the protein is encoded by the coding sequence ATGAAAAATTATAAAATATTTGCAGAGAGTATCGAAGAAGAGGCAAAAAGACAGGTAGAAGAATTATCTCGGCAGGAATTTGCGAAAAATTCGAAAATCAGAATCATGCCTGACGTTCACGCCGGAAAAGGTTGCGTAATCGGCACAACAATGACCATTGAAGACAAAATATGCCCGAATCTTGTCGGAGTTGATATCGGCTGCGGAATATCGGTTTTTGAGCTCGGTAAAATTGAACCCATTAATTTTCACAAGTTAGACAAGGTTATCAGAGAAAACATTCCGTCAGGAAGTGCAATCAGAAAAGACGAAAGAATTTCGAAAGAGTTAAAAGAAAGGTTATCTACTTTAACTTGTGCGAACAAAATAAATTTGGAACGTGAGTATTTTTCTTGCGGATCACTTGGCGGAGGTAATCATTTTATTGAAGTAAACAAAGATGAAATCGGGAATATATATCTTGCCATACATTCCGGTTCTCGGCATTTGGGAACGGCGGTTGCAAATTATCACCAGAGGAAAGCGATTGAGTTATTGACAAGTCAAAACAAAGCGCATAAAGAACTAATTGCAAAATTAAAAAGTGAAAGAAGAGAAAAAGACATTGCGGCCGAGCTCGTCGCCCTTCCTAAACAAACTCATATTCCAAACGAACTGGCATTTTTATCCGGAGAGCATACGAAAAACTATCTTCACGATATGACAATCACTCAAAGCTTCGCTTCAGAAAATAGAAAAATTATAGGTGAAATAATTTTAGAAAAAATGAATCTTGAAGCAAATGATTCTTGGGAATCAATTCACAACTATGTTGATATTGAAAATAAAATTTTACGAAAAGGAGCAACACCGGCATACAAAGGACAAAAAGTTATTATTCCTATGAACATGCGAGACGGTTCGTTGCTTTGCATCGGAAAAGGAAATGCAGAGTGGAATTTTTCCGCTCCTCATGGTGCCGGAAGACTTATGTCGCGGAGCGCGGCAAGATCTAAGCTTTCATTTGATACATTCAAAAAAGAAATGAGCGGTGTTTTTTCAACATCGGTTTCTGTTTGCACATTAGATGAGGCTCCGATGGCGTATAAGCCGATGGAGTCTATTTTACGACAAATTAAAGATACCGTGCATGTAACAGCTATTATAAAACCGCTTTATAATTTTAAAGCACCGTAA
- the pepF gene encoding oligoendopeptidase F, with the protein MKSTTPKRADIAKENQWKLELLFESEQAWQSALQEAIKSGERVLLYKDTFENPAEVESATLLNCLQAFETFEKQSEKLGQYAFLKKSEDEGNSENIARLSQYIMAMTEISAKLSWFVPALMQIPEDKVRAWIDPSGAEGKAFADYKIFIEKTLYLKVHTLSDREEKMLTLLSESGGTAQRSFSVLTNVDLQFGSITDRGEEKELTQSSFSQFLLSPDRAVREKAYKQFYAGFDAHKNTIASLYIGQVQQNTAMAKIRGYGSARENALYPDKVPVSVYDNLIKSVRDNLEPLHRFYALVQKTLKVEELRHYDVYVPLVAEIRKHTEYTEAVDIITEALQPLGGEYVNTIRSGLLGGWVDRYENQGKRSGAFSSGGFESEPYILMNYKPDVIRDVFTLAHEGGHSMHSWYSVRNNPFLCHDYTIFEAEVASTFNEELLFRSMVKKASDPKERAYLLSIRASDILATLYRQTMFAEFEMITHQLVESGTPLTLDRLRAEYKKLLTAYFGPAMHFEEVSDLECLRIPHFYRAFYVYKYATGISASLALAERVLSGGETERNDYFNFLKSGGSRYPIEALKVAGVDMASPEPVRAACNHFGEIVTELEKALKTIL; encoded by the coding sequence ATGAAATCAACAACTCCAAAACGAGCAGATATTGCGAAAGAAAATCAATGGAAGCTTGAATTGCTTTTTGAAAGCGAGCAAGCGTGGCAAAGTGCATTGCAAGAGGCTATTAAAAGCGGCGAGCGTGTGCTTTTGTATAAAGATACGTTTGAAAATCCGGCAGAGGTTGAAAGCGCAACATTGCTGAATTGTTTGCAAGCGTTTGAAACCTTTGAAAAGCAAAGCGAAAAACTCGGGCAGTATGCTTTTTTGAAAAAAAGCGAGGATGAGGGCAATTCGGAAAATATTGCGCGCCTTTCTCAATACATTATGGCAATGACTGAGATAAGCGCAAAGCTCAGCTGGTTTGTTCCCGCACTTATGCAGATCCCCGAAGATAAAGTGCGCGCGTGGATTGATCCGAGCGGTGCGGAAGGAAAAGCCTTTGCGGATTATAAAATCTTTATCGAGAAAACTTTGTACCTAAAAGTGCACACACTCTCCGATAGAGAGGAAAAAATGCTCACCCTTCTTTCGGAATCGGGAGGAACCGCTCAGCGCAGTTTTTCGGTGCTTACCAATGTAGATCTGCAATTCGGTTCTATTACGGATCGCGGCGAAGAAAAAGAACTTACCCAATCTTCGTTTTCGCAGTTTCTGTTAAGTCCCGACAGAGCTGTGCGCGAAAAAGCATACAAGCAGTTTTATGCCGGTTTTGACGCGCATAAAAACACCATCGCATCGCTGTATATCGGGCAAGTGCAACAAAACACGGCAATGGCAAAGATCCGCGGATACGGCTCCGCACGGGAAAACGCCTTGTATCCCGACAAGGTACCGGTTTCGGTATACGACAATTTGATTAAATCAGTCAGAGACAATCTTGAGCCGCTGCACCGGTTTTATGCGTTAGTGCAAAAAACGCTCAAGGTTGAAGAGCTGCGTCATTACGATGTGTACGTTCCCTTGGTTGCCGAAATACGAAAACACACCGAATACACCGAAGCGGTTGACATAATTACCGAAGCATTACAGCCCTTAGGCGGCGAATATGTAAACACCATTCGCTCCGGTTTGTTGGGCGGCTGGGTTGACCGTTACGAAAATCAGGGCAAACGTTCGGGCGCTTTTTCTTCGGGAGGTTTTGAAAGCGAGCCGTATATTCTTATGAATTACAAACCGGATGTTATCCGCGATGTGTTTACGCTTGCGCATGAAGGCGGGCATTCCATGCACTCATGGTACTCGGTGCGGAACAATCCCTTCCTCTGCCACGACTACACCATTTTTGAAGCGGAGGTTGCCTCAACCTTTAACGAAGAACTGCTTTTCAGGTCTATGGTAAAAAAAGCGTCAGACCCGAAAGAGCGCGCCTATCTTTTGAGCATTCGCGCCTCGGACATTCTTGCAACCCTATATCGGCAAACAATGTTCGCGGAGTTTGAAATGATTACACATCAACTGGTTGAATCCGGTACGCCGCTCACCTTAGACCGCTTACGCGCAGAATACAAAAAACTGCTAACCGCCTATTTCGGTCCCGCCATGCACTTTGAAGAGGTAAGCGACCTTGAATGCCTGCGCATACCGCATTTTTATCGCGCCTTTTACGTATACAAATACGCAACCGGCATTTCAGCCTCCCTTGCCCTTGCGGAACGAGTCCTCTCCGGCGGCGAAACCGAGCGCAATGATTACTTCAACTTCCTTAAATCAGGCGGTTCCCGCTATCCGATAGAAGCCCTCAAAGTCGCCGGCGTTGACATGGCTTCCCCCGAACCCGTTCGGGCAGCCTGCAACCACTTCGGAGAAATTGTAACGGAACTGGAAAAAGCGCTGAAAACAATTTTATAA
- a CDS encoding IS5 family transposase, with amino-acid sequence MNQRGLFDEEDRLRVLSNLGDCLERLNEKINWELFLPILNKALKKYPKGPGGRPPFNFLMMFKIVILQRMYNISDDQTEYQINDRLSFMRFLGIGLKDKVPDAKTIWLFKEKLIEAKVSRKLFDKFSRELQRNNLIGKEGTIIDARIVEVPIQHNTREENEQSAREIPQEWKTKKNGAKLAQKDCDARWTQKNKQSFFGYKNHAKVDAKSKLIVKATVTSTNVHDSQELKNLITKEDTIIYADSAYIGEKIEKVLKQKNIENQICERGARGRELTQE; translated from the coding sequence ATGAACCAAAGAGGCCTTTTTGACGAAGAAGATCGATTGCGAGTATTGAGTAATCTTGGCGATTGCTTAGAACGGTTAAACGAAAAAATTAATTGGGAACTATTTTTGCCCATCTTAAATAAAGCGCTTAAGAAATACCCGAAAGGACCGGGCGGTCGACCGCCATTTAATTTTTTGATGATGTTCAAAATTGTCATCCTACAGCGCATGTATAACATAAGCGATGATCAAACTGAATATCAGATAAATGATCGATTATCCTTTATGCGTTTTTTGGGAATAGGGTTAAAAGACAAAGTGCCTGACGCAAAAACAATTTGGTTGTTTAAAGAAAAACTAATAGAAGCAAAAGTATCAAGGAAATTATTTGACAAGTTCTCGAGGGAATTACAACGAAATAACTTAATCGGCAAAGAAGGAACAATCATTGATGCGAGGATCGTTGAGGTACCAATACAACATAATACGAGAGAGGAAAATGAACAGAGCGCTCGGGAAATACCGCAAGAGTGGAAAACAAAGAAAAATGGGGCAAAACTGGCGCAAAAAGACTGCGATGCACGGTGGACGCAGAAGAATAAGCAGTCTTTTTTCGGATATAAAAACCATGCAAAAGTAGATGCAAAAAGTAAACTCATTGTAAAAGCAACCGTAACCTCTACCAATGTTCATGATAGCCAAGAATTAAAAAACCTGATCACAAAAGAAGATACCATTATTTATGCTGACAGTGCCTACATCGGAGAAAAGATAGAGAAAGTTTTAAAACAGAAGAATATAGAAAATCAAATTTGCGAACGCGGAGCGCGTGGAAGAGAACTCACACAAGAATAG